In Quercus robur chromosome 10, dhQueRobu3.1, whole genome shotgun sequence, a genomic segment contains:
- the LOC126703865 gene encoding uncharacterized protein LOC126703865: MHLEVVPDEIMCRAFPTTLKGPTRVWFSKLTPNSINTFKELSAQFTSHFIGEHRYKRFIACLMSIKQREDETLRVYITCFNKEALSIDEADDKILVAAFTSGLRKGKFLFSLYKNDPKTMTDVLYRATKYMNAEDALQAREEKPKKRERQEDTRQDRGQKVARTEDQRDEKRPKPPTGRFTNFTPLTAPIDQVLMQIKDERALTFPRKLKGDPNKRPRDKYCRFHRDHGHDTANCYDLKQQIEALIRQGKLQRFVSKERTDTPEEQAPRRENERPRPPIGDIRMIVGGTATAGSSKKARKTYLRMVHSVQLTGSVPKMPRIDNPVIKFSEDDAQRLHHPHDDALVVSLQIGDYNMHRVLVDNGSLADILYYPAFQQMRIDREWLTPTNAPLMGFGGTKVFPLGTITLAVTAGDYP, from the coding sequence atgcaccttgaAGTGGTACCAGAcgagatcatgtgtagggcGTTCCCGACCACGCTGAAGGGGCCTACAAGGGTTTGGTTCAGTAAGttgacaccaaactccatcaatACTTTCAAAGAGTTGAGCGCCCAATTTACCTCACACTTCATAGGCGAACATCGGTACAAAAGGTTCATCGCGTGCTTAATGAGCatcaagcagcgagaagacgagACGCTGCGGGTCTACATAACTTGTTTCAACAAGGAAGCCCTTTCGATTGACGAAGCTGATGATAAGATACTCGTAGCCGCATTTACTAGCGGGCTAAGGAAGGGTAAGTTCTTGTTTTCCTTGTACAAGAATGACCCGAAGACCATGACGGACGTTCTCTACAGGGCtaccaagtacatgaatgcagaGGATGCATTACAAGCCCGCGAGGAAAAGCCTAAGAAAAGGGAAAGGCAGGAGGACACGCGACAAGATAGGGGGCAAAAGGTCGCTAGAACCGAGGATCAACGTGATGAAAAGCGCCCTAAACCCCCCACTGGAAGATTCACCAATTTCACCCCATTAACTGCCCCGATCGACCAAGTATTgatgcaaatcaaagatgaaAGAGCATTGACTTTCCCTAGAAAGTTGAAGGGAGACCCCAACAAAAGACCAAGagacaagtattgtcgctttcACCGAGACCACGGGCACGACACAGCCAACTGCTACGACCtgaagcagcagattgaggccCTAATCAGGCAGGGGAAGCTACAGAGGTTCGTCAGCAAGGAAAGAACTGATACACCGGAGGAACAGGCCCCACGACGGGAAAACGAGCGCCCTAGACCACCCATAGGGGACATAAGAATGATCGTAGGGGGCACAGCCACAGCCGGATCTTCCAAGAAAGCTCGCAAAACCTACCTCAGGATGGTCCATAGCGTCCAACTCACAGGATCCGTACCAAAGATGCCGCGAATAGATAACCCTgtcataaaattttcagaggatGACGCTCAGAGACTTCACCATCCCCATGACGACGCGCTAGTGGTTAGCTTGCAGATAGGGGATTATAACATGCACCGGGTCCTCGTCGACAATGGCAGCTTAGCAGACATCTTGTACTATCCAGCATTCCAACAAATGAGAATCGACAGGGAATGGTTGACCCCAACGAACGCCCCACTCATGGGATTTGGGGGTACGAAGGTGTTCCCTTTGGGCACAATAACACTAGCTGTGACGGCGGGTGACTATCCTTAA
- the LOC126703866 gene encoding uncharacterized protein LOC126703866 translates to MEKLAFALVIAARRLKPYFQAHTIVVLTDKPLRKAMNSPKAVGRMALWAIELSEFDIQYRLRTAIKGQAVADFIAEFTLGEGQLVKGKEQWNIYTDGSSNKRVGGAEVVIQTPQGDKIQCMIRLDFPTTNNEVEYEALVTGLDLAKVAGAKNIIVHCDSQVVTSQINGDYECKNDRMKRYLEEVKYRISNLEVEFIQIPREENEWADHLAKAASAEFMLVPEQAGVLPEKKGAARKLKVQASQFVLIKDVLYKRGFSRPYLRCLCKEEADYVMREVHEGICGNHSGARSHVHKLIRAGYYWPTMMKDAQVYVQSCNKCQRYGIPRVLVSDNGKQFNNSAFRDFCSELGIKNHYLSPAHPQANGQVKVTSRSLLKIIKTRLEGAKAVIPAEVGLTSYRVESYDEDKNKEAIRLQLDLVDKVRAAAEQRLARYQNLMAKHYSNKVRRRDFQVRDLVLRKVMGAARDPSQGKFGPNWEGPYRITSWQRNGTYHLETMDGQKLQHPWNTEHLRKYYQ, encoded by the exons ATGGAGAAGTTGGCTTTCGCGTTGGTAATCGCCGCGCGAAGACTTAAGCCATACTTCCAGGCGCATACAATCGTTGTCTTAACGGACAAGCCACTGAGAAAAGCCATGAATAGCCCAAAAGCAGTAGGAAGAATGGCTTTGTGGGCAATAGAGTTAAGTGAATTCGACATCCAATATCGCCTGCGGACGGCCATAAAAGGGCAGGCAGTAGCTGACTTCATCGCCGAGTTCACTCTAGGGGAAGGCCAGTTGGTAAAAGGGAAAGAACAGTGGAATATCTATACAGACGGATCCTCAAACAAACGAGTCGGAGGAGCCGAAGTAGTGATCCAAACTCCGCAGGGGGACAAGATACAATGTATGATCCGACTGGATTTCCCAACAACCAACAACGAGGTTGAGTATGAAGCCTTGGTCACCGGGCTAGACCTTGCAAAGGTCGCGGGAGCAAAAAACATAATTGTCCACTGTGATTCACAAGTGGTGACGAGTCAGATTAATGGCGACTACGAGTGCAAGAACGATAGAATGAAGAGATATTTAGAAGAAGTGAAATATCGAATCAGCAACCTCGAAGTCGAATTCATTCAGATCCCAAGAGAAGAGAACGAATGGGCTGACCACCTAGCAAAAGCTGCGTCAGCCGAATTCATGCTGGTTCCCGAACAG GCTGGGGTGTTACCAGAAAAGAAGGGCGCCGCAAGAAAGCTGAAAGTCCAGGCATCACAATTCGTGCTGATAAAGGACGTCTTATATAAAAGGGGTTTCTCTCGACCGTACCTGAGGTGTTTGTGCAAAGAGGAAGCAGATTACGTGATGAGAGAAGTACACGAGGGTATCTGTGGGAACCACTCGGGCGCACGATCACATGTACACAAGTTGATCCGAGCAGGATACTACTGGCCTACAATGATGAAGGATGCGCAAGTCTATGTCCAGTCCTGcaacaaatgccagag GTACGGGATACCCAGGGTACTGGTCTCTGACAACGGTAAGCAATTCAACAACAGCGCATTCAGAGACTTCTGCTCGGAGCTAGGGATCAAAAATCACTATTTGTCACCCGCACACCCACAGGCGAACGGGCAAGTTAAAGTCACGAGCCGTTCCTTGCTCAAAATAATCAAGACCCgtctcgagggggcaaagg CTGTCATTCCCGCAGAAGTAGGGCTCACGAGCTACCGGGTGGAGAGCTATGAtgaagataagaacaaagagGCTATACGCCTCCAACTCGATCTAGTGGACAAAGTCAGAGCGGCAGCAGAGCAGAGGTTGGCGCGCTATCAGAATCTCATGGCGAAACACTACAGCAACAAAGTGAGGCGTAGGGACTTCCAGGTCAGGGATCTTGTACTACGGAAAGTAATGGGTGCCGCTAGAGATCCTTCACAAGGAAAattcggccccaactgggaaggtcCCTACAGGATCACATCATGGCAAAGGAATGGCACCTACCACCTCGAGACAATGGACGGACAAAAGCTGCAGCACCCCTGGAACACGGAGCATCTtcggaaatactaccagtag
- the LOC126701734 gene encoding uncharacterized protein LOC126701734, with the protein MMSFKQFWTKKTLIGLGLGQFLSLLITSTGFTSSELAKGGINVPTSQSFLNYLLLAIVYGSIVIYRKKALKAKWYYYMPLGLVDVEANYLVVMAYQYTSMTSVMLLDCWSIPSVMFLTWFFLKTKYRFRKITGVIVCIAGLVLVVFSDVHAGDRAGGSNPRKGDAIVIAGATLYAVSNVSEEFLVKNADRVELMAMLGLFGAIVSAIQISIVERNALRSIHWTPGQALPFVGFSVAMFLFYSLVPILLKINGSTMLNLSLLTSDMWSVVIRIFAYKEKVDWMYFVAFGAVTVGLVIYSVGDKDGDPQQAEVADENAARSKCFDEEASTGSWNQGTVAGSSKTGESSKHAIAANGVAEREVVENKNIGKDAQGKIS; encoded by the exons ATGATGAGCTTTAAGCAGTTTTGGACCAAAAAGACTTTGATAGGTCTTGGGTTGGGACAGTTTCTCTCACTTTTGATCACTTCCACTGGTTTCACATCTTCTGAACTCGCTAAAGGAG GTATCAATGTCCCAACTTCACAGTCTTTTCTAAACTACTTGCTCTTGGCGATTGTCTATGGAAGTATTGTGATTTACCGGAAGAAAGCACTCAAG GCAAAATGGTATTACTACATGCCTCTTGGATTGGTAGATGTAGAAGCCAACTATCTTG TGGTGATGGCCTATCAGTACACATCTATGACAAGCGTCATGCTTCTTGATTGTTGGTCAATACCATCTGTCATGTTTCTTACCTGGTTtttcttgaaaacaaaatatagaTTCAGAAAGATAACTGGTGTTATTGTTTGTATCGCTGGCCTAGTCCTCGTTGTTTTTTCAGATGTTCATGCCGGTGATCGAGCAG GAGGGAGCAATCCCCGTAAAGGAGATGCAATTGTTATTGCTGGTGCCACGCTATATGCTGTCAGTAATGTCAGCGAG GAGTTTCTTGTGAAGAATGCTGATAGAGTTGAACTCATGGCAATGCTGGGTCTTTTCGGTGCCATTGTCAGTGCTATCCAAAT AAGCATTGTTGAGCGCAATGCGCTCAGATCTATTCACTGGACACCTGGGCAA GCACTTCCTTTTGTTGGATTTTCAGTGGCTATGTTTCTCTTTTACTCATTAGTCCCAATCTTGCTTAAG ATTAATGGGTCCACAATGCTAAACTTGTCTTTGTTGACCTCAGACATGTGGTCTGTTGTGATTCGCATCTTTGCATACAAAGAGAAG GTTGACTGGATGTACTTTGTGGCGTTCGGTGCTGTCACTGTTGGGCTTGTTATTTATTCAGT GGGTGACAAAGATGGGGATCCACAGCAGGCTGAAGTTGCTGATGAAAATGCTGCACGAAGCAAATGTTTTGATGAGGAAGCTAGTACAGGAAGTTGGAACCAAGGAACTGTAGCTGGGTCCTCGAAAACTGGGGAAAGTAGCAAGCATGCTATTGCTGCCAATGGCGTTGCAGAAAGGGAAGTTGTTGAGAACAAGAACATTGGAAAAGATGCACAAGGGAAGATATCATAA